The Pseudomonas multiresinivorans DNA window GTGGTGGTATCCGCCGTCGCCAGCATCAACTCCACGCTGATCGTCGGCAGCCGTACCACCTACGCCGCCGCCAGCGATGTGCCGGCGCTGCGGGTGCTCGGCCGCTGGGACGTGCGCCACGGCGTACCGCGCGCCGCACTGCTGGCCGAAGGGCTGGTGGCGCTGCTGTTGATCGCGGTCGGCGGCTGGAGCGGCCACGGCTTCAACACCATGGTGGAGTACATGACACCGGTGTACTGGCTGTTCCTCAGCCTGAGCAGCGTGGCGCTGATCGTCCTGCGCCGCCGCCACCCGGAAGTGCCCCGGCCGATCCGCGTGCCGCTCTACCCGTGGCTGCCGCTGGGCTTCCTCGCGGTGTGCCTGTACATGCTGTATTCCAGCGTCGCCTTTGTCGGCTGGGGCGCGCTGCTCGGTGTGGGTGTACTGGCGCTGGGCGCGGTGCTGCAACTGCTGCTGCGTTCGCGCACGGCGCTGTCTGCCAGCTGGCAGGAGGAGGGCGCCTGATGCGCGGGAAACGCTTGTGGCGCAATGGCGCCATCGTCGTGTTGCTGGCAGCGCTGATCGGCCTGTGGTTGAACGAGCCGGCAGCCAATAGCGCCAGCGGTGGCGAAGCCATCGGCCGGCGCATGCTGCGCACCGAGCTGTACCTGGAAGCGGTGGAACTGTCGCAGTGGGAGGACTTCCTCGCCCGCGAGGTGACGCCGCGCTTCCCCGATGGCCTGAGTTGGCTCGACCTGCATGGCCAGTGGCGCGGCCCCAGCGGCGGGCCGGAGAAGCTGCCGTCGCGGATGCTGATCCTCATCCACGCCGACAACCCCTACACCCGCCAGGCCCTGGCGCAGATCGGCGCGGACTTCAAGCAGCGCTTCGGTACCGCCGTGCTGCAGGTCAGCAGCCCGGTGCGCGCCCGCGACCCGGACTGGACGCCGCAGCGCCTGGACAACCCTCAGTTGTCGCGCTGAAGCCCGGCCTCGATCAGGTCGAGCATGTAGCGCGGCAGGGCGAACGCCGCCTGGTGTACCTCGGGGGTGTAGTAGCGGGTCACCAGGCCGCTTTTCGCAAAGCGCTGGCGCAGGGTTTCCAGGTCGGTGCGGCGAACCTTCTCGCTGTTCGACGCCCAGCCGAAGGCCATGCTGCCGCCGATGTAGGTCGGCACCGCGGCATGGAAGAAACCCCAGTCGGCGAAGTTGTCCGCCAGCCGCCGCGCCGTGCCGCCCAGTTCCTCAGGCTGGAGGAAGGGCACGCCATTCTGCGTGGCAAGGATACCGCTGGCGCCCAGGCGTTGCTGGCAGTTGCGGTAGAAGGCGTCGGTGAACAGGCTTGCCGCGGGGCCGCCCGGATCAGTCGAGTCGCAGAGGATCAGGTCGAAACTCTCGCGGCTCTGCGCCAGGTATTCCAGGCCGTCGGCGTAGATCAACCGCAGGCGCGGATCGTCCAGCGCGCCGGCCGAGTGATTCGGCAGCAGCTCGCGGCACAGCTCGACCACCTGCGGGTCGATCTCCACCGCGACGATTTCCTCGATACCGGCATGCCGCACGATCTCCCGCAGGATGCCGCCATCGCCCACGCCGATCACCAGCACGCGGCGCACTGCGCCATGGGCGAGGATCGGCACATGGGCGAGCATCTCGTGGTAGACGAACTCGTCCGCCTCGGTGGTCTGCACCACGCCATCCAGCGTCAGCACGCGGCCGAAGAGTCGATTGCGGAATACCTGCACGGCCTGTTGGCCGGTGTTGCCCTGGTAGATCGGCTCATCGACGCTCAGCGCCTGCGCGTAACCCTCGTATAGCGTTTCGCGGAATTCGCTCATCAGAAGGACACCTGAGCCGGTTGCGACAGCCGCAGCACGGAAAGGTCGCCGGTGATGCGCTTCCACGCCAGGCGGATCGCCTCGATGTCCTGACCGCGCGCGGCAGTGTCTTCATGCAGGATGACGATGACCTTGGTGCTCAGCCGCTCCGGCGCCGGCGCGCCGTGGTCACGCCACTGGCCGTAGGCATCGTAGGCGGTGAAACCGTCCGGGAATCGCGGCGTTACTTCCTGGTCGAGGAATTGTCGCCAGCGCTGCTCGCTGATCTTCTCCTTGCCGTCCTCCTGCCCCAGCGCGAAATACAACTCGGTGCGCAGCCACTGCGCCTGCGCCGGCCGCGTGGGGTCGCCCTGCAGAGTGGAAGTGGAAGGGTTGGTGGTATGGACAGAAGGAGCGGGCGGGGTGGCGCAGCCAAACAGCGCCAGGGCGAGGCTGGCGGCGAGCAGGTGGCGGAGCATAGGACTTCCTTGCGATGGGATGACAGTTGGACCAAACCGCCACTATAGAAGCTCGTCTGTTATTTCCTTAAATATTAAAAACGCATTCTCATATACCGGAATTCGAGACTCGTGAATTGCCATGGAAGCGCTCTAGGACGCGGATATCCGCCCGAAGCGAAGTTTTTGAGAGCTGGTTAGATTCAATATTCACTACGGTTCTTTGCTAAGCACTGGATGGGATATCCATGTTGCCGAAATTCACTTCGAGGGTTCTTTTAACGCCGTTAAAACGTCGCAATTGAAACCATGACGAACAACACCGCCATTATCGAATCAGAACCGAGAGAAGGCACGCCAGAAACCTCCGTTTCCCCGCCATCTTGTTCCGCCGCCGCGCCTTCCTAGAATCGGCCCCATTCGCAGCACTTCATTCCAATCGATTCAGGGAGCTCCACCATGATGAACGCCATGCAGATGCCGATGAACACCAACGCCATGATGCCGATGATGGGCATGCCGATGATGATGGCGACCATGGAGTGCGAGATGCTCGACGACGGCATGATGTGCCGCATGAAGCCGGCCATGGGCATGGAAATGGCCATGTTCCGCAACAGCGCCGAGATGATGGCGATGATGATGAACTGCGGCATGCCGATGATGATGCACTGCGGCAACCTGATGATGATGGGCATGTCCCAGCCCGCCATGGCCATGATGCCGATGATGGGCATGATGAACCCGATGATGTCGATGCCGATGATGGGTATGAACATGGGCATGCCCGCCATGAAGTGCATGATGGAGTGCTCCATGCAGGGCGACATGATGATGTGCAAGATGATGCCGATGCAGGGCATGAGCATGGACATGCTGAAGAACTGCTGCATGCTGATGAACAAGATGATGGAGTGCGGCATGCCGATGATGATGAGCTGCAACGGCATGCCGATGATGTGCTGCACCTGCTGATCGCTGGGTGCTGAAATGAAAAGGCCCGGTGGGGGAACCCGCCGGGCCTTTTGCTTTTTGCCTGGCGACTCAGTCCAGTCGTTCGGCGTAGGTGGTGACGAGGTAGGCGACGGCCTCGCTATCTGCCGGATTGCGGTAGCTGTGCGGCTGGTCGGCGTAGAACAGGATGGAGTCGCCGGTACCGAGGAGGAAGCGCTCCTCGTTCACGCTGATTTCCAGCACGCCCTGGGCGACTACCAGGTTTTCCTGGGTGCCCGGCGCATGGCCGGTGGAGTGTTCGGTGGCCAGGCCCTTCAGGCGCAGTTCGTAGAATTCCACCTGGCGCGAGACGTCGAAGGGGAACAGCGCGCGGCTGACGAAGGCGCCATCGCCGCTGACCAGGCGTTTGCTGTCGCGCGCGGGCAGCACGGCCACGCCTTCGAAGGCGCGGTCGTCGAGGAAGGCGGCAACCGAGACTTTCAGGCCCTGGGCGATCTTGCACAGCACCTTGATCGACGGGACGCTACGGCCGGACTCGATCTGCGCGAGCATGGTGCGGCTTACGCCGCAGAGGCGGGCCAAGCCATCGAGGGAGAGGTTGCGCTTGGCGCGCAGGCGCAGCAGGTTGCTGGCAACCCGCTCGCCGATGGGGTCTTCGGTGGTGCCGGGCGTGGCGTCGAACTCCACGGCCGGCAGCTCCGTGGAAAGCGACAGGCCCACGGGTCAGGCCTCGCGGCGGCCGCTGTCGCGGCTCTGCTGGACGATCTGCAAGGCGTCGTAGCCGGCACGCTGCGCGTACAGCATCCACATCAGCTCAGCCTGGCAGCGTGCCTGACGGCGCGTGCGGTGGCGGGCGAGGTCGATGATGTTGTCGGTGCGATCCATGGCGGCTCCGAAAGGCTTTGAGACAAGCCGGTTGCGGTGAAGTTGGAGCTAGCCTAGCCGTGATTCTATTAGAACCAGAAATACTGAATTTGCATTTGGTAATTACTTATTCAGCTATAAGCAGCCGCGATGGGAAATCTGCCTGGACCGCCACCGACACCGCATCCGGCCGCCAGAATTCCTGGTCGAATTCCACCAGCAGGCCGTCCTCGGCGTAGTTCAGGCGCTCCAGCACCAGGTTGCTGGCGCCGGAGGCCAATTGCAGCAGCTCGGCCTGGTCATCGTTGACCGTGCCCAGGCGCAGGTTCAGCGTGCAGCGCGTCTGCACCTTGCCGAAGCGCTCGCGCAACAGCGTGGTCAACGAACGATCCAGCCGCGCATCCAGCAACTCCGGGCACCAGCTGGCGAGCAGGGTGTTGATCTCCACCAGCACCGGGCGGCCATCGATCAGGCGGCGGCGGTGCAGGCGGAAGACGGGTTCGTCCGGTGACGGCAGATTCATCCGCGCGGCCAGCCAGGCGCCGGCGCGGCGGCGTTCGGCGCTCAGGCATTCGGTGAGCGGCTCGCGGCCCTGCAGGCGCACGTAGTCCATGAAGCTGACCAGCCGCGTCGGGTCGTAGTCGATGCGCGGTGGGCTGAGGTACCAGCCGCGGCGGTTCTCGCGGTAGATCAGGCCCTCGGTTTCCAGCTGTTGCAGGGCCTGGCGCAAGGTCACTCGGGTGCATTCGAAGCGCTCGGCGAGGTCGCGCTCGGGCGGCAGTTTCTGCCCGGCGAGGAAGCGCCCCTGGGCGATGTCCGCGGCCAACTGGTCGCGGATGCGCGCGTAGTGCGGCGGGATGGCCTGGTAGAGCATGGCGTTTCTCAGGAGTTGCCGGCCAGTGCCGGAGCGCTGGGCGGTTCGTCATGCAGCTCGCGCTGCCAGGCCAGCAGGCCGTAGATCGCCAGCACCACGAAGCCGGCGTAGAGCCCGGCGGTGAGGTACAGCGCCTTGTAGAGGAAGACCCCGGTGTAGAGCACGTCGAGGATGATCCACAGCCACCAGCTGGCGACGTATTTGCGCGCCGCCCAGAAGCTCGCCACCAGGCTGAAGGCGGTCAGCGCGGCGTCCATCCAGGGCAGGGCGGCGTCGGTGTGGGTGTGCATCGCCCAGCCCAGGGCGAAGGCCCCCACGGCACCGGCCAGGCAACTGGTGACAGCGGTGGAGAGGGGCAGGCGTTCGACGCGCACCTTGCCGTGGTCGCTGCCACCCTTGCTCCACTGCCACCAGCCGTAGAACTGCAGCACCACGAAGACCAGTTGCAGGAGCATGTCGGAGTAGAGCTTCACGCTGAAGAAGATCCAGGCGTAGAGCAGCACCGCCACCACGTTCACCGGCCAGCACCAGCGGATGCGCCTTGCAGTGAGCCAGACGCCGAGCACGTTGACGATCACCGCGATGATTTCCAGAGCAGACATTCGCGCTTACCTCAGAAGTTGACGCTCGCCGTCAGGCGAGCCGTGCGCGGCGCACCCTGGAACAGGTAGCCGTCGCCGAAATATTCACCGACATCGCGCCAGTAGCGCTTGTCGAACAGGTTGTCGACGCTCAGCCGCAGCACGGTCGGGTAGTCGCCGATGCGGGTGCTGAAGCGTGCGCCGGCGTCATACACGGTGTAGCCGCCGACTTCTACTGCGCCATCGCGGTCAGCATATTTGGCGCCGCTGTAGCGCGCCGCGCCCAGCAGCGAAAGCCCCGGCACTTCGGCCAGCGCATAGTCCGCCTGCAGGCTCGCGCGCAGGCGCGGGACGTTGATCGCCTGGTGGCCTTCGTAGTCGTCCGTGCCGCTGTTCACCACCCGCGAACGGATCGCCGCGAGGCTGCCGCTCAATTGCAGCGCGGAGGTTACCCGGCCACTGGCGGACAACTCCAGCCCGCTGTTCTTCTGCTGGCCCTGCTGCACGTAGGTGAAGCTGCCGTCGCCGTTGGGCCGGGCAAACTGGTAGGCCTGGTGGATCTGGAACAGCGCGGCGCTCCAGTCGAAGCCGGCCAGCTCCTGCTTGATGCCGAACTCGACCTGGCGCGAGGAGGTGGGCGCCAGGGTGTCGCCGGCGTTGCTGGCAAACCAGGGGGCCTCGCCGCCCAGGGACAGGCCCTTGCTGTAGCTGCCGTAGATGGAGATGTCCGCACGCGGCTTGAAGATCACCGCGCCGTTGGGCAGGAACTCCGCGCGGCGGGTATGCCGGGTGGTGTCGCCCTCGCTGTCGAACGTGCGCTCGTCCAGGCGCACCTGGCGCCCGCCCAGCACGACCTGCCATTGGTCATTGAGGGAGATGCGGTCGCTGGCGAACAGGCCATACTGGCGGCTGTCGAGGTGGCGGTAGCTGTGGCCGGGCTCGCCGTCGAAAGGCTCCACGGCGCCGATGCCGGTGTAGATGTTGCCGGTGCCGACCCACTCGTTGAGCTCCGGGCGGCTGTCCAGAACACGGCGGAAGGCCGAGGTGCCGACGGTCAGCTCGTGGCGCAACCAGCCGGTGGCGAACTGGCCGTGCAGGGCGGCTTCCAGTTCGTCGTTGCGGCGGGTGTCGTCGGGGCTGCGGAAGTCGTAGAGATCGTAGTCGCCTTCGGGGCTGAAGTAGTTCGGTACGGCGGAATCGGCGCAGCTGGCCGCGCCGTAGCAGCCCCAGGGGAAGGCGCTGTAGTCGTCGATCACCACGCGGCTGCGCGAGGCGCTTAAGGTGCCGGTCCAGGCGTCGTCGAAGCGGTACTCGAAGCGCGTATTGAGGTTCAGCGATTCGATGCGCACCGGGTCGGCCCAGCTCTGGTAGCCGATGCGGTCGTGCGGGTCGATGTCGTGGGGCAACTCCGTACCGCCGAGCAACTGGTAGCCGGGTGCCGAGGGCTGGCGACGGTTCTGGTATTCGGCGTCGAATTGCCAGAGGGCGTTGGGCGAGAGGTTCCAGTCCAGTGCCAGGGAGGCGAAGTCGCGTTGGCCGTCGGTGTGGTCGATGTAGGAGCGCAGGTCGTCGTGGGCGAGGTTGACCCGCACGCCAATCGTCTGCTCGTTATCCAGCCAGGCGCCGACGTCGGTGGCGACGTAGCGGCCACCCTCATCGTCGGTGCCCAGCGTCACCGAACGCACGTCCTGCGGGCGCTTGGTGACGTAGTTGATCACGCCGCCGGGCTCGGACACGCCGCTCTGCAGGCCGGACAACCCCTTGAGTACTTCGACCTGCTCCTTGTTCTCCAGCGCCACGTTCTGCTCGCCGGTGATGGTGCGGCCGTTGATCTTGTAGCTGCTGGCGGCGTTGAGCGAGTAGCCGCGGATCTCGAAGTTCTCGTAGTAGCCGACCGGTGCGTAGGCCTCGCCGGTGGAGGCATCGTTCTTCAGCACATCGCTGAGCAGGCGCGCCTGCTGGTCCTTGAGCAGCGCCTGGTTGAACACCGAGATGGACGCTGGCGTATCCAGCAGCGGCGCCTCGCCAAAGCCGCCGACCGACGCGCGGCCGCTGGCGTAGCTCTCGGTGTCGTGGCCGATCACCGTCACGGTGTCCAGGGTCGTGGCGTCTTCGGCGTGGCCTGGGCCGCTGGCCAGCAGCACGGCCAGGGTCAGCAGGCTGAGGGGAAATCGCGTGCGCGCGGGGCGCGGCAGGTACTGCATGGAACGCTCCTGAAAATCGCCGGGGCGTGCGCCGGGAATGCACGGGGCCGAGCCCCTCCCGCGCGAAACGGATGGCCTTGGATGTAAAACGTGAGTGCCCGCGAACGGGCGGTCAGGCCGGAGCTGCTCCGGTGGTCAATGGCAGGGTTGGCTCTGCGGCCCACTCCTGCAGCGAGCCGTCGTAGATCGCGACTCGGGTTTCCCCGGCCAGCGTCAGGGCGAGGGCCAGGGCGGCGGCGGAAATGCCGCCGCCGCAGTAAAGCAGCAGCGGCGCTTCGGCCTGTCGCAGCCCGGCAAGGGCCTCACCTAGAGCCGCACCGCGCCGGTAGCAGCCGTCGTCGTCGAACAGGCTGCGCGCGGGCAGGTTGGCGCTGCCGGGAATGTGCCCACGGCGGGCATAACGGGTGACGGCGCTGCCGTCGAAGAGGGCGGCGGACAGGGCGCAGACCAGCGTGCCAGGAGACTCTCCCGCGACGACTTTCTCGACGTCGTGGCGGTCGATCCAGAAGCCGTCCCGGTACTTCGCCGGGGCCGACAGCGTCCCGTTTCCCGCCTGGGAAGATTCGCCTTGTTCCAGCGAATATCCGGCGGCGATCCAGGCACGTAGTCCACCATCCAGCACGGCTGCATCAATGCCCAGGCTGCGCAACATCCACCACAGGCGCGCAGCCCAGAAACCGTCGCTGCGGTCATAGATCACCACCAGCGAGTCGTCGTCGACGCCGAGTGCCTGCAAGGCGTCCTGCGCCACTTGCGGATCGGGCAGGGCAAAGCTGAAGGACGCTTGCGGATCGGCCAGCTCGTCCAGCAGGTCGGCATGGCGTGCGCCGCGAATATGCCCAGCGAGCCATCCGGCGTGGCCGCTCTTTACGCGATAGTCGCCATCGAATTCGGGGGCCGCCAGTTCCACGCTGGCGTCCAGCAGGCACAGGCGCGGATCGTCCAGCGCGGCGGCCAGCCAGTGCGCGGTGACCAGAGGTTCGCTCATCTCATTTCACCTTCGCGGCCAGTTGGCGAATGTGATTGAGCAAACGCTGCCCTTCGGCTTCGAGGAACCAGCGGGTGTGGCCGATCAGGTAATTGTCATAGGCCAGCGAAGCGCTCTCGGCCGAGCCGAGGATGCCGTGGAAGTAGATGACCTCGGACAGCGCAAAATCCGCATGTACCAGCGGCAGCAGCGCAGCCAGGGCAAGCATGTCGTCGCGGCTCAGCGGGCGCACGCTGGCGTAGCCCTGCAGCAGGGCGTCCAGTGCATCGAGGTCGGCGACGGCGGCACGGCCCTGGTCCAGCTCCAGCCAGGGCACCAGGTTGCGCTCGATGGCGGTGGCCAGGTCGAACAGCGCGAAGCTGCGGTCGCTCAGGCCGAAGTCCAGCACTGAGACCACCTGCGCCTTCGGGCCTTCCTCGCTCCACAGCAGGTTCGATGCGTGCCAGTCATTGTGAGTCCACAGTGCCGGCTGGCGTTGCAGGTAGGGCAGCAGCTCGCGTTGCAGCGGCAGGTGCAGCTCGCTCAGCGTGTCTTTCCAGGGGCGCGCCTGCAGGTACTCCGCGAGGGCGGGTGCCTGGGCGAAGGTCGCTTCGATGGCGGCCAACGGGTCCGGCGCGCCGAACAGCTCGAGGTTGCTGACCAGTACACCGGCGCTGCGTGAGGGCGAGGCGAAACTTTCGGCGGCGCGGTGCAATTTCGCCAGCGCGGCGCCAGCGGCAAAGGCATGGGCGTTGTGCTGGAATGGCGTCCAGGACAGCGCGTCGCGGTACAGGTCGAGGCCTTCCGCCTTCTGGTGGACTTCATAGGTCCAGCCGTCGCGCTCGATGGCGCTGCGATCGTGCCGATCCCGCAATACCTGCGCGACCGGCGCGCCGTTGCGGGCCAGGTGATCGAGAAAGGCGTGTTCTTCCGCCAGCCAGTCAGCCGTGCGCACGCTAGGGTGGTGACGCTTGACGAACAGCGGCCCGCTGGCGGTCTCCACCAGCGCGGCGGCGGAGAAAGGCCGCGGGCTGTGCCAGGTGAGGCGGGCTTCGTCGCCGGCCTGCGGGAAGTCTTGCAGCAGCGCGGCGACCTCCGCTTCGGTCAGCGCCGGCCAGTCGGCTTCCACCGGCTCCAGGCCCATGCCATGGCTCAGGCGTTTCGTCATGCTGGGTTCTCCACTTGCCAGGCATTGCTGGTGGCGCCGCGCCAGATTTCCGGGTCGCGCAGCACACCATAGTCATGCAGCCACTGGGCATAGGGCTGCAGCAGTTCTTCGCGCTGTTCGCCCCAGCGGCCCTGATGCAGCCAGCTGGGCGCGATGCGCCGCAGGGATTCTGCCAGCATCTCGCGGGGAAAGTAGGGAATGGTGCGTTCGTAGACCGGTAGTGCGGTCTCTGGCTCCGCTGCTGCGGCGAGAAAACCGCGCGCGGTGACAGCGAGGAAACGCCGGGTGATCTCCGGATTGGCATCGAGCCAGTCCTCTCGCGCGCCCAGCAGATAGCTGTGGTAGGGCGGGGCGCCGATCTCGTCCACCGGCAGCACCACGCGGCGCTCATCGGCGATGGCGCTGGGCAGCAGCGCTTCCCAGGCCCAGTAGCCGCCGAAACTGGCATCGGCCAGGCCGGCGGCCAGGTCTTCGGGGCGCAATTCGCGGAAGCCGGCGTCCACCAGTTCCACCGCGTCCGGGTCGCCGCCGTCCTGGCTCACCAGGTGGCGCACCATGGCCAGGCCGCGTGGCGTCGGGTTGAGCGCCAGGCGCTTGCCCTGAAGGTCGCGGGGGCGACGGATGCCGCTGTCGGTGAGGGTCTGGATCGATTCCAGGCCGCGATGATTGATCGCCGCCACGCCGATCAGTGGCTGGCCGAGTTCTCGGCGCACCAGCAGGCGATTGCTGGGGAACACGCCGAACGCGGCGCCGCCGCGCAGCAGGTGGGCGAGAGTGTCGCCGTGGTAGGGGTCGTGCACCACCAGTTCCACGTCCAGCCCCGCCTCGCGGTACCAGCCGCGTTCACGGGCGAGGTAGAAACCGGCCGAATTGGGCCAGGGGTGGAAGTACTCAAGCATGACCCGCAAGGCAAACATGGAACCCTTCTCCGAAACGGCCAGCGGCCGATGACTGCGATGGGGCGTATTCCAAGGCAAATGAATTGGTATATACCAATATGAATTTCACTGGTTTTTATAATAAAAAGGAATAAAAAGGCCCGAGGCGGGCTGTAGGAAAGCAAAGGGACGAGGAAACCGGGAAATTTGCGCGAATCGCTCTGGCGCGGGCATTAAGGGTTATGACCTCATGCGATTTAGATATTTATGGTTATAAAGAGTCGGCTATAAAGTAACGGCTTCTTCTAAGTCACGGCGCAAGCAGGACCCATGAGCCATTCCCCCTGGGGCGCGATGCCCGTGCTGACCTTGCCGCAGGGCGAGAAGCAGCCGCTGTCCATTCGCGCCAAGGCGCTGGTGTTCTCCGATCCGCGCTCGCGCCAGTTGCTGGAGTTCCTCGATCGCGTCGGCCCCAGCGAGGTGCCGGTGCTGATCAACGGCGAGACGGGCACCGGCAAGGAGTTGGTGGCGCGCTACATCCACAGCGCCAGCGGGCGCAAGGGCGCGTTCGTCGCGGTGAACTGCGGTGCGATCAACGAGAACCTTGCCGAGAGCGAGCTGTTCGGCCACGAGGCCGGGGCCTTCTCCGGCGCCACCGGGCGCCGCGCCGGCTGGTTCGAGGAGGCCGACGGCGGCACCCTGTTCCTCGACGAGATCGGCGACCTGCCGATGCCGCTGCAGGTCAAGCTGCTGCGCGCTTTGCAGGAACAGGAGATCGTCCGCGTCGGCTCGCGCAAGCCGATCAAGGTGGATATCCGCCTGGTCACCGCCACCAACGTCGACCTGGAGCAGGCGGTGGATGCCGGTAATTTCCGTCTCGATCTGTTCTACCGCATCAACGTCGCCCAGGCGCGCGTGCTGCCCCTGCGCGAGCGCCCGCTGGACATCATGCCGCTGGTGGAGCACTTCCGCCGGCTCTACGCACAGCGCCTGAAGATCGCCGAACCGATGTTCTCCGAGGCCGCCGTCAGCGCGCTGCTGGACTACGCCTGGCCGGGCAACATCCGCGAGCTGGAGAACGTCGTGCACCTGGCGCTGCTGGTGGCGGGGGAAAAGGTGGTGCGGCCCGAGCACCTGAAGTTTTCCGCCGCGCTCTCCGGCCAACGCATGGGCGCGGGAGCGCCGACCGGGCTGCCGCAGGAGATCATCCGCGACCAGTTGCAGCGTCTGTTCGAGGTGCCGGGGGAAACCCTGCTGCACGATCTGGAAGATCTGATCGTCCGCGAGTCCTTCGCTCACTGCGGTTTCAACCAGCTGCGCACAGCGGTGCTGCTGGGCATCAGCCGCAACGCCATGCGCACGCTGCTGGTCAATCACGGCCTGCTCAAGGGCCGCGTCAAGGCCTGATCAGTCGCGGCGTCGCTGGCGGGCAGTGGCCGCGGCGGCATCGCGACGCAGCAGCGGCAATAGTTCCTCGCCCAGGTGGATCGCCTCTTCCAGATGCGGATAGCCGGAGAGGATGAAGGTATCCACGCCCAGTTGGTGATACTCCTCGATGCGCTCGGCGACTTCCGCGTAACTCCCCACCAGCGCGGTGCCCGCGCCACCGCGCACCAGGCCGACACCGGCCCAGAGATTCGGCGAGACCTCCAGGTCGCGCACACCGTGCGCGCGGCCCTGGGTCAGGCTGATCTGTCGCGATTGCCCCACCGATTCATAGGCTGCCAGTTGCTGCTGGGCGCGCTCGATGGCATCGCGGGGAATTTCCTCCAGCAGGCGCCCGACATGGGCCCAGGCCTGCCGTGAGTCGGCAGCGGCAAACACATGCAGACGCAAGCCGAAGCGCAGCTCGCGGCCGTGCACGGCCGCCAGCTCGCGCATGCGCAGGATGCGCTCGCGGATCATCGCCGGTGGCTCGCCCCACATCAGGTAGCTCTGCGCGTGGCTGGCGGCGATGCGCTCGGCCACTTCCGAAGCACCGCCAAAACAGATCGGCGGCAACGCCGCCTCGTGCGCGATGGGCACCGGGCTGCCGGTGCGATAGTAGCGCCCGTGGTGCTCGCGCCCGGCCCAGGTGGCGCGGAACACGTCGAGGAATTCAGCGCTGCGGGCGTAGCGTTCGTCGTGCTCGAGGAAGTCGCCCAGGGCGCGCTGCTCGAAGCGGCTGGAGCCGCTGACCAGATGCAGCAGCAGGCGGTTGTCGCTGAGCTGCTGCAAGGTGGCAGCCTTGTGCGCGGTGTAGGCGGGTAGCTCGACGCCGGGGCGCAGGGTCAGCAGGAACTTCAGCCGGCGCACTTCCTGGACCATCAGCGCGACGATCAGCCAGGGGTCTTCGAAGCCGCTGGCGGTGGGTACCATGATGCCGTCGAACGCTGCCTGCTCGGCGGCACGTACCACCTGGCGAAGATAGTCCAGGGTCGGTGTGCGCTCGCCCTGCTGGAACAGCCCGACCTTGGGCAGGCCGCTGCTGGTGAGGTGGTGTCCGTCGCCGTTGGTGGGCAGGAACCAGTCGATTTCGATGCTTCGGCGTTTGGGGTCAGCGGCCA harbors:
- a CDS encoding phosphotransferase enzyme family protein — protein: MTKRLSHGMGLEPVEADWPALTEAEVAALLQDFPQAGDEARLTWHSPRPFSAAALVETASGPLFVKRHHPSVRTADWLAEEHAFLDHLARNGAPVAQVLRDRHDRSAIERDGWTYEVHQKAEGLDLYRDALSWTPFQHNAHAFAAGAALAKLHRAAESFASPSRSAGVLVSNLELFGAPDPLAAIEATFAQAPALAEYLQARPWKDTLSELHLPLQRELLPYLQRQPALWTHNDWHASNLLWSEEGPKAQVVSVLDFGLSDRSFALFDLATAIERNLVPWLELDQGRAAVADLDALDALLQGYASVRPLSRDDMLALAALLPLVHADFALSEVIYFHGILGSAESASLAYDNYLIGHTRWFLEAEGQRLLNHIRQLAAKVK
- a CDS encoding ABC transporter substrate-binding protein is translated as MFALRVMLEYFHPWPNSAGFYLARERGWYREAGLDVELVVHDPYHGDTLAHLLRGGAAFGVFPSNRLLVRRELGQPLIGVAAINHRGLESIQTLTDSGIRRPRDLQGKRLALNPTPRGLAMVRHLVSQDGGDPDAVELVDAGFRELRPEDLAAGLADASFGGYWAWEALLPSAIADERRVVLPVDEIGAPPYHSYLLGAREDWLDANPEITRRFLAVTARGFLAAAAEPETALPVYERTIPYFPREMLAESLRRIAPSWLHQGRWGEQREELLQPYAQWLHDYGVLRDPEIWRGATSNAWQVENPA
- a CDS encoding sigma-54 interaction domain-containing protein — translated: MSHSPWGAMPVLTLPQGEKQPLSIRAKALVFSDPRSRQLLEFLDRVGPSEVPVLINGETGTGKELVARYIHSASGRKGAFVAVNCGAINENLAESELFGHEAGAFSGATGRRAGWFEEADGGTLFLDEIGDLPMPLQVKLLRALQEQEIVRVGSRKPIKVDIRLVTATNVDLEQAVDAGNFRLDLFYRINVAQARVLPLRERPLDIMPLVEHFRRLYAQRLKIAEPMFSEAAVSALLDYAWPGNIRELENVVHLALLVAGEKVVRPEHLKFSAALSGQRMGAGAPTGLPQEIIRDQLQRLFEVPGETLLHDLEDLIVRESFAHCGFNQLRTAVLLGISRNAMRTLLVNHGLLKGRVKA
- a CDS encoding LLM class flavin-dependent oxidoreductase; translated protein: MAADPKRRSIEIDWFLPTNGDGHHLTSSGLPKVGLFQQGERTPTLDYLRQVVRAAEQAAFDGIMVPTASGFEDPWLIVALMVQEVRRLKFLLTLRPGVELPAYTAHKAATLQQLSDNRLLLHLVSGSSRFEQRALGDFLEHDERYARSAEFLDVFRATWAGREHHGRYYRTGSPVPIAHEAALPPICFGGASEVAERIAASHAQSYLMWGEPPAMIRERILRMRELAAVHGRELRFGLRLHVFAAADSRQAWAHVGRLLEEIPRDAIERAQQQLAAYESVGQSRQISLTQGRAHGVRDLEVSPNLWAGVGLVRGGAGTALVGSYAEVAERIEEYHQLGVDTFILSGYPHLEEAIHLGEELLPLLRRDAAAATARQRRRD